A genomic window from Arthrobacter globiformis includes:
- a CDS encoding helix-turn-helix domain-containing protein: protein MGTEAGNRPRFLTIEQVAEELNVGVPSIRALLKTGELRGIQIGGRGLWRISRQDVDDYIGGAYSKTAERIASGEIEDHLES, encoded by the coding sequence ATGGGTACGGAAGCCGGTAATCGCCCGCGTTTCCTCACTATCGAGCAGGTAGCTGAGGAATTGAACGTAGGTGTGCCCTCAATTCGGGCCCTGCTTAAGACGGGCGAACTGCGCGGAATCCAAATCGGCGGACGCGGCCTGTGGCGCATTAGTCGACAAGATGTCGACGACTACATCGGTGGCGCGTACAGCAAAACGGCAGAACGTATTGCCTCGGGTGAAATTGAGGACCACCTAGAGTCCTAA